CCGCTAAAATCAGAACTGCATTATGGCTACTACTCGCTCTAAGAAAGGCTTGCAATTCGGACGTCGCTTTACCCAAGAAGGCGTTAGTCCGTACGACCAGTTTGAATACGATTACAGAGATTCTGTGATTAAAAATCCAAATGGTGAAAAAGTATTTGAAATGAACAACGTGGAGGTTCCTAAACAATGGAGCCAGATCGCCACCGATATCCTTGCCCAGAAATATTTCCGCAAGGCCGGTGTTCCGCAACCCGATGGTTCAGTGGGAAGAGAAACGAGCGTGAAGCAAGTAGCACACCGTATGGCACATTGTTGGCGCGTATGGGGAGAGCGTTATGGTTATTTCGCTTCTGAAAAAGATGCCCAAATATTTTATGATGAATTGGTATACAGCATCCTGAATCAGGCATGCGTACCCAACTCACCTCAGTGGTTCAATACCGGATTACATGAAGTGTATGGTATTACCGGAAAACCACAAGGTCACTATTATGTAGATGCTAAAGACGGTAAACTGAAAAAGTCTACCAACGCATATGAGCGCCCACAGCCGCATGCCTGTTTCATTCTGAGCGTGAGCGACGACTTAGTGAACGAAGGTGGTATCATGGATCTGTGGACACGCGAGGCCCGCATTTTCAAATATGGTTCTGGTGTGGGTACCAACTTTTCACAAATTCGTGGTAGCGGAGAAAAACTGAGCGGTGGCGGTACTTCAAGCGGATTGATGAGTTTCCTGAAGATCGGAGACCGCGCAGCTGGCGCTATCAAAAGCGGTGGAACAACACGTCGCGCTGCCAAAATGGTGTGTCTGGATCTGGATCACCCAGAGATCATGGACTTCATCAACTGGAAAGTAGAAGAAGAGAAAAAAGTAGCTGCCCTGGTAGCTGCCGGTTATGACAATAGTTATGAAGGAGAAGCATACGCAACTGTATCCGGACAAAATTCCAATAACTCAGTTCGTATCCCTAATAGTTTCTTCAAAGCATTGGAAGAAGATGGTGATTGGGAATTGAAAGCCCGTACCGATGGTCGTACCATGAAAAAGATCCCTGCCCGTGAAGTATGGGATAAGATCGCTTATGCTGCATGGCGTTGTGCGGATCCGGGTACACAGTATGATACAACCATCAACGAATGGCATACCTGTCCAAAAGGCGGTCGTATCAATGCATCTAACCCTTGTTCAGAGTACATGTTCCTGGACAATACTGCTTGTAACCTAGCTTCTATCAACCTGCGTAAGTTTCATGATGATGATACCAATGTATTTGATGTAGAAGGATTTGAATATACTACCCGCTTATGGACCACCGTACTGGAGATCTCTGTATTGATGGCTCAGTTCCCTTCAAAAGAAGTGGCACAGCTGTCTTACGATTACCGTACACTGGGTCTTGGCTTCGCGAACCTCGGTTCTATGTTGATGGTAAGCGGTATTGCTTATGACAGCGAAGAAGCTCGCGGTATTGCTGGTGCGATCTCTGCGATCATGACCGGTGTGGCTTATAAAACCTCTGCAGAAATGGCTTCTTTCCTTGGTGCTTTTGACAAGTACGAAGAAAATAAAGAAGACATGTTGCGTGTTATGCGCAATCACCGTGCAGCTGCTTATGATGCTGAAGATGCATATGTTGGATTGGAGATCAAACCACAAGGTATCAAAGCAAAATATTGTCCTGATTACCTGTTGAAAGCTGCTACCAAAGCATGGGATGATGCAGTACAATTGGGTGAGCAATATGGTTATCGCAATGCGCAAACTACCGTGATCGCTCCAACAGGAACCATTGGATTGGTTATGGATTGCGATACTACCGGTGTTGAACCTGATTTCGCATTAGTGAAATTCAAGAAATTATCCGGTGGTGGTTATTTCAAGATCATCAACCAGTCTGTACCTCAGGCCTTAAAGAATTTAGGTTATAATGAATCAGAAGCCACTGCTATTGAAAAATATGCTGTAGGTGCCGCTTCTTTTGAAGGTGCTCCTTTCATCAACAATGAAACCCTTGCTGCTAAAGGATTTACAGCCGATGAGATCGCTAAGTTGAATGGCGCTGCTAAATCTGCTTTTGAGATCGGATTCATCTTCAACCGCTTTACACTGGGAGATGAGTGCATGCAGCGTTTAGGATTTAAAGAAGAGCAATATGCTGATTGGAGCTTCAACCTCTTGGAAGCATTAGGCTTCACTGAAGATCAAATCGATGCTGCCAATGATTATGTATGCGGTACCATGACCATCGAAGGTGCTCCATACCTGAAAGATGAACATTTGCCTGTATTTGATTGTGCCAATAAATGTGGTAAAAAAGGAGAGCGTTATATCCATGCTTACGGACACATCCGTATGATGGGTGCTTGTCAGCCTTTCTTGAGTGGTGCGATCTCTAAGACCATCAACCTGCCTCATGAAGCATCAGTAGAGGAAATCGCTGATTGTTATATGCTGAGCTGGAAGTTGGGTCTGAAAGCAAATGCATTGTACCGTGATGGTTCTAAGCTGAGTCAGCCATTGAGCAATAAGTCTGATAAGAAGAAGAAAGAAGAAGATACTTCAAGCGATAAGGTGCAAGCTGCCAATGAAGAAACACCTGCTATTGAAACAGGTTCTAATATCGTTGACCTGAGTCAATTGACTGTGGATGAGTTATTGGAAGAAGTACAGAAGCGCATGAACGCGTCTACTGATACGAAGTTGAAGCGTCAGTTGTCAACCATCGTTGAGAAAAAATCATTGCCTGCTAAGCGTCGTGGTTTCACACAGAAAGCAAAGATCGGCGGACAAGTGATCTTCTTACGTACCGGTGAATATGCAGACGGAACATTGGGTGAGATCTTCATCGATCTTGCTAAAGAAGGTTCAACCCTTCGCAGCTTTATGAACTGCTTCGCGATCGCTGTTTCTGTAGGCTTACAATATGGTGTGCCACTGGAAGAGTTTGTAGAGAAGTTTGTATTCACCAAGTTTGAACCATCCGGTATGGTAGACCATCCGAATATCAAGACCACTACTTCACTGGTAGACTTTGTATTCCGAGCATTGGCTTACGAATACCTAGGAAGAACAGACCTGGTACATGTACTGGATCGTCCAACGATCGGTAATACCGGTGAAGATGATGGCGATGCTACATTATTGGGAAAGCCTGAATTGAGCAGTGTTCGTGTAACCGCTCCTTCGGCAAATACCACTCCTGCTGCACAACCTCAAAAATTACAGCGCGCAACAGCATCTGTAAAAGCAGAGAACAGCGGAATGGATGCAGTGAATGCAGCAGCGAAGAACATGCAAAGTGATGCTCCTGCTTGTAACACTTGCGGACATATCACCATTCGCTCGGGTACTTGTTACAAGTGCTTGAACTGTGGTAATAGCATGGGCTGTAGCTAGTAGTTAACATGAAATTGTTAGTAAATACAATGAGAAACCGCTTCCTTTTAAGGGGCGGTTTTTTTATTGTTACACCACCTACGCATCATACCAAGTGGGCTCCTGCTCAGTCGTAAATCACGATGAAGGAATGCTCTTTTTTATTTATCATACCATTTGTAAGGCACTCTGAAATCCTTCGTCTATCGCACAAATCGCCATAGATGAAAGTTTTCATTACGCTTCTTTCCCTATCCATCTTAGTAATATCCTGCACTAAGGAAAGTGAAAAACTTAGAGCAGCATTGCAAAACAACAATACACCCATCACCATGTCATCGCCTGCGTTAAAAAGAGGGACATTTAGTCCTACCGCAGGTATTCAAGTGATGGGAGTAGCAAAGATCATTCAAGCATCAGGTGCATTACAAGTTCAGCTAGATAGTTTCTCCGTGAGCTCCGGTCCGGATTTAAAAGTGTATTTATCACAAGCAGCTACGCCCGGCAATCATTTGAACTTGGGCAACCTGAAATCAAATAGTGGAACACAATCTTACAATATACCCACAGGTACCAATGTATCCGATTATTCATTTGTGCTGATACACTGTCAGCAATACAATCATCTCTTTAGTTATGCGAAACTTCAGTAAACATTTATTTCTTTTTATTACTGGTTCATGGTTAACGATTATAAGTGCTCAGCCATTTGCACAAGGTTGCAGTGATGCAGGTTTTTGTACGATACCCATTCGTCCGGCAGCAGCTGATAAGAATAGTTTTCGTTCTGAGTTTTCTTATTTGAGAGGAGAAGAAGATACACATCTGTGGGCGGTATCATTGTCTTATTCCAGACAGGTTTCCAAGCAATGGCAGTGGGATCATAAACTCGTAGCTACTCATGTGAATGGTGGCTATGGTACTGTATCGAATTTGAGTGACATATATTCAACGGTTCGGTATAGTATCAAAACAGGAAAAGGTAAACAGATGCACATATTGGGTGGAGTGAAAATCCCTTTCAATCAATCTAACCTAAAGATTCGCAATATTTCCTTACCGATGGTTTACCAGACTAGCTTAGGTACATATGATCTGATATTGGGAACCGCATTTACAACGGGCAAACTGGATATGAATTTAGCCGTGCAATTACCCGTCATACAATCCAATAGAAATAGCTTTTTTAAAGATCTTGCACCCATACCTGGTGAATTTCCTTCCACCAATCTTTTTCGAAGAAAAGCAGACGTATTATGGCGTGTAGGTTTGCCCATCAAATCAAAATCTGGTAAATGGAGGTTTGATCCGAATTTATTGGCCATTTATCATTTGGGAGAGGATAGTTATGAGAATCGCATGGGAGACAGACAAAATATCCCGGGTTCAGCCGGTCTGACTTTGAATGGGAACCTTCAGGCAACTCATCAGCTCAATGCACACCGATATCTTCAATTCAGTATAGCTTCCCCATTTATTGTAAGGAACAATAGGCCCGATGGTTTGACCCGATCATTAGTGATATCTGTATCGTATGGCTTTGGTTGGTGAATACAGAGATACAGTATCTTCGGGAAAACAGCCTGATGCATTTTTTATTTTCTTATGGAACCCTTCAGAAACCTAAGGTTCAACTGGAATCTTTCGGACGTTTATTGGAAGGCCACCCAGATACATTGATGGGTTATAGGATCCAGCAATTAGAGATCACCGATGAAGCTGTATTGGCTACCAGTGAACAATTGTTTCACCCCATTGCAGTTCCCGCAAACCATTCAGCAGATAGTATCGACGGGATGGTATTTGAAATTACACAGGCAGAATTAGAACGGGCAGATGCTTATGAAGTAGATGCTTATGAGCGTGTGTTGGTCACTTTATTGTCAGGAAAAAATGCATGGGTATATATTCAGCGATCATAATCGTATTTCAAATCATCTTTTCTTTATATTGAGGTGAATTCACCACCATATTTTTTTCAATTACAACTTAGGAAATGGCATCAAAACCTATTTCAGAAATGACAACTGAGGAGTTGCAAAAAACTGATAAATCGTTAAAACTTGCAATTCAAATCATGGGAGTGGTTATTGTGCTGATGACAGCATCTGCCATTTACATTTTTACCCAAAAAGGGTTTAGTGCAACAACCGTTCTTCCAATTGTATTTCTTCCTTTGTTTACTATGAATATAGCCAACAGGAAAAAGATAAAAGCAGAATTACTATCAAGAAACAATCAATAACTTCATTCTCAAATTTTCAAACCTGCCTGTCGGTAGACAGGTTTTCAAATTTCCATGGGAGATCTCCAAATTAAAAAACAACCTAAGAAATACGATGCTGTGATCGTAGGTTCTGGTGCTGGTGGCGGTATGGCTGCATATGTATTGGCCAATGCCGGATTAAAAGTTTGTTTATTGGAAGCAGGTGCAGATTATGACCCTGCAAAACATTCATCTCAACTAAAAAATCCATGGGAGTCGCCACGCAGAGGAGCGAGTACCAAGTTTCGTCCATTCGGTGATTTTGATGGTTGTTTCTGGGGCTGGGAGATCGATGGCGAACCTTATACCATGGCAGAAGGAAGTGATAAATGGGATTGGTGGCGTGCCCGTATGATCGGTGGACGTACCAATCACTGGGGAAGAATTTCATTACGCTTTGGTCCTAAGGATTTCAAACGCAGAAGCATCGATGGGTTAGGTGATGACTGGCCGATCAGTTATGATGATGTAAAACCTTATTATGATAAGATCGATAAATTATTAGGGGTATTTGGTTCACTGGAAGGATTAGAGAATGATCCGGATGGTATCTTCCTTCCACCACCTAAGCCTCGTTTACATGAGTTGATGATCAAAAAAGCGGCAACAGGTATTGGTGTTCCTGTTATCCCATCACGCTTATCGATACTTACCAAACAGATCAATAAAGAACGAGGAGAATGTTTTTATTGCGCACAATGTGGAAGAAGCTGTAAAGCTGCTGCAGATTTTTCTTCTTCATCTGCATTGGTACAGCCAGCAGTAAGAACAGGTAATGTAGATGTGATCACACAAGCAATGGCGCGTGAAGTGATCACCAATAATGAAGGTATCGCAACCGGTATTTCTTATGTCGATAAAACAGACATGATGGAATACCAAGTGAGCGGTCGTGTTGTGATTCTTGCAGCAAGCGCTTGTGAAACAGCTCGTTTATTGCTCAATTCAAAATCTACCAGACACCCTAATGGGTTAGCCAATAGTAGTAATGTAGTGGGTAAATACCTGCATGATTCTACCGGTGCTGCATTAGGGGGTGTATTACCTGAACTCTTCGGACGTAAGCGTTACAATGAAGATGGGGTAGGTGGTATGCATGTATACACACCATGGTGGCTGGATAATAAAAAACTGGACTTCCCTCGTGGTTACCATATTGAATACTGGGGCGGTATGAGTCAACCTGCCTATGGCTTTGGCTTTGGCATGCAAGGCATGAATGGTAAGTATGCTGTTAATGGTGTGAAAAAAGAAGCAGGAGGATATGGAGCTTCATTGAAAGAAGATGTACGTTATTTCTATGGCGCAGGAGTGGGTATGGCCGGAAGAGGTGAAGCTGTTCCAAGAATTGATAACTATTGTGAGATCGATCCGAAGGTCGTAGATAAATATGGTATCCCTGTATTGCGTTTTCATACTACGCATTCCGATTACGAGATCAAGCAGGCCAAGCATATGAAGGAAACCTTTAAAGAGATCATGCATGAAATGGGTGCGATCATTACTTGGGGTGGCGATGATGATGCTTCCAATAATTATGGATTGGCCAATCCCGGTAACATCATTCATGAAGCTGGAACTGCTCGTATGGGGAATGACAAAAAGACCTCTGCATTGAATAAATGGAGTCAGGCACATGACTGTAAAACCTTGTTCTGTGTGGATGGAAGTCAGTTTACTTCACAGGCAGATAAGAATATCACCTGGACGATACTTGCATTGTCTATGCGTGCATCTGAGTATATCATTGATGAAATGAAAAAACAAAATCTGTAAATCGATCTGTCTTGTTTTGAACGAGACGGGAAAAACATATTCATATGGACAGAAGAAAATCCATTAAAGCGTTGGTAGTCGGTACGGTAGTAACCGGTGTATTGGTTGATGCCTGTAAGCCTACTGATAAAAGAGAGAACACTACTGCATCCGGAAATCTGGATGACAGAATGGAAGAAGAAAAAAAGTATCTCGCAAAACTGGAGAAAGAAGAAAAATTCTTTACAGAGCATGAAATGGCGACCATTACTATTTTGGTTGATATCATTGTTCCAAAAGATGATGTAAGTGGAAGTGCCACCGATGCAAAAGTTCCGGATTTTCTGGAATTCATTGTAAAGGATATGCCATCCCATCAAACACCGATGCGCGGAGGCTTGCGTTGGTTGGATATCCAATCATTCAAGCAGTTTGAGAAGTCTTTTGTAGACTGTACAGCTGCACAAAGGATACAACTGGTGGATCAGATCGCTTATCCTGAAAAGGCAAAGCCCGAAATGGCTCAAGGTGTATCATTCTTTAACCTGATGCGTGATCTGACACTGACTGGTTTTTATACGTCTGAGATCGGTGTAAAAGACCTGGATTATCGTGGCAATGTTCCGAACAAATGGAATGGCGTACCTGATGATGTCCTAAAACAATACAAGCTGGCATACTCTGAACGAGAATTGAAAGAGTGTGCGAGTTACAGCTAAAAAACAAACGCTGTGTGATCATCAAAATCACACAGCGTTTTTCTTTTGAAGCCATGGGTGTTCGCTTAACTTACCCCACTACCCGGATTAATGGGTTCCTCCGGATTGATGAAATGTAATTTTCCATTGGCATCTTCCGCCATTAATATCATTCCATTGCTTTCAATACCTCTCATTTTACGTGGAGCTAAGTTCACCACTACGGTTACTTGTTTTCCAACGATCTCTTCCGGCTTGAAATGCATAGCGATGCCAGATACAATGGTTCTTGTTTCAAAACCAAGATCTACCTGTAGTTTCAATAATTTATCTGCCTTCTCTACTTTTTCTGCAGAAAGGATCTTACCTACTTTGAGATCGATCTTTGCAAAATCATCAAATACGATCTCTGGTTTTACCGTGATTTTTTTTGCTTCACCACTCACTACTGATTGCTCACTCTCTTTCTTAACACTAGCTGCATTTAATTTTTCGATCTGTTCCATGATTTCGCTGTCTTCAATTTTTCTAAATAATAATTCCGGAGCTCTGAGGCTATAACCAACACTCAGCAACTTCAGGCTACCGGCATTTTCCCAGTCCAACATTTTTTCAACCACCTTCATCATATGACACATTTTCTTAGCCGTAAAAGGAAGGAAAGGGTTGCTGAGGATCGCCAGGTTAGCGGTTAACTGCAAACAAATATGCAAGCAATTGTCAATGCTTTTTTGAGCAGACGGATTTTCTGCGAGTGATTTCGCTACGATCCAAGGCTCTTTTTTCTGCATGTATTGGTTGCCAGTACGAGCCAGATTGATCACTTCAAATAATGCTTCACGGAAGCGGTACTCTTCCAATAAGGAAGTGACTTTTGTTGCACAATTCTTGATCTCCGCAATGGTCTGCTGATCTAATTCATCTGCAATATCCTGATGAAAGGCAGGAACTTTTCCATTGCATAGTTTATGCATCAATACAAAAGTGCGATTCACGAAATTGCCGAAAATGCTCACCAGTTCACTGTTGTTCGCATCCTGAAAGCCTTTCCACATGAATTCACTGTCTTTTGTTTCAGGAGCGATCTGAGTAAGATAGTAACGCAACACATCCGCCATTTGTGTCCCACCATTCTCTTTTTGGATAAAATCATTGATATAATCCTGCATATCCAATTTCCAGTTGCGACTCGTACTCATTTTGTCCCTTTCCAGGTTCATGAATTCATTGGATGGAACATTATCCGGTAAAATATTGCCATGCAGTTTCAGCATCACAGGGAAGATGATACAATGGAATACGATATTATCCTTGCCAATGAAATGCACCAGCTTGGTATCTTTATCTTCCCAATAAGGTTTCCAATCTTTTCCGGTATTGATCGCCCATTGTTTGGTAGCACTGATATAACCGATCGGTGCATCGAACCATACATACAACACTTTTCCTTCAGCATCTGCAACGGGTACTTTCACGCCCCAATCCAGGTCACGTGTTACGGCACGAGGCTGTAATCCGCCATCGATCCAGCTTTTACATTGTCCGAGTACATTGGAACGCCAGTCATTGGCATGTTCCTCCAATATCCACTTTCTCAAAAAATCTTCATGACGATTCAGCGGTAAATACCAATGCTTGGTAGATTTCTTAATCGGTGTTTTTCCACTCAGTGTGCTGACAGGGTTGATCAATTCATCAGGACTTAAACTTTTTCCGCAACGTTCACATTGATCGCCATAAGCACTATCGAAACTACAATTCGGGCAAGTACCCTTAATATATCGGTCTGCTAAAAATGTATTCGCAGCTTCATCATAATATTGTTCTGATTCCTTGATCTCAAGGTCGCCGTTATTATTCAGTTTGGTGAAGAATTCCTGTGCCGTTTCATGATGCAATGGATCACTGGTGCGATGGTACACATCAAAAGCAATACCTAAGTCTTTAAAATTTTGTTCCATCAAAGGATGGTACTTGTCAATGATGGCTCTTGCCGTTGTTCCTTCCTTAGTGGCCTGGATAGGAATGGCTGTTCCATGTTCATCACTTCCGCATACAAATACCACATCTCTTTTTTGTGCTTTGAGGTACCGCACATAGATATCAGCCGGCAAATAAGCGCCGGCTAAATGTCCGATATGTTTTTGCCCATTCGCATAGGGAAGGGCCGCTGTGATCAGGTATCTTTTAGGTTGCTCCATAAAATCCGCTCTTGGCTGTTTCCTGTTTATAAGTCTGCAAAAATACAGATTAGCCCCGTAAGCGGCGCTGAAAGTGCAAATACGCTAAATTGCCGAATGATCAAGACACCGCCGTACTTACGCAAAGGAGATATCATCGGTATTGTTTGCCCTTCCGGTTATATGCCCTCAGAAAAGGCCCAAACCTGCATCAAAGTGTTGCAGGAATGGGGTTATCAGGTTAAAGTAGGAAAGACCCTTGGTAATCAATTCCATTATTTTTCCGGGACAGATCAAGAGCGACTGGAAGACCTGCAGCAAATGCTGGATGATAAAAGTGTAAAGGCAATTCTTTGTGGCAGAGGTGGCTATGGTATGAGCAGGATCATCGACTTACTTGATTTCAGTCGCTTCAAAAAAAATCCTAAATGGATCATCGGATACAGTGATATCACATTGCTGCATGCTCATTTATATACACAGCTGAAAACTGCTTCATTACATTCCCCGATGGCTGCTGCGTTCAATGACGGAGAATATGAAAATGAGTTCATCCAATCTTTAAAAAAAATACTCAAAGGCAGTTCATACAAATACAGATCGGTTGCCCATCCTTTGAATCAAATAGGCACTGCCACTGGTGAGCTGGTAGGAGGTAATTTGTCTTTACTGGCACATATGACAGGAAGCAGATCAGCGTTTTCTTTCAAAAAGAAGATATTATTTATTGAAGATATTGGTGAGTATATCTACAATATTGATCGCATGATGATCCAACTGGAAAGAAATGGTGTTTTGAAAGATTTGTCGGGATTGATCATTGGTGGATTTACTGATATGAAAGACACTGTCATCCCATTTGGCGCCACTATCACAGAAGTGATCCATGAGCGTGTAAAAAAATACAAATACCCCATCTGTTTTGATTTCCCCGTAAGCCACACCCGCGAAAACTACCCGCTTAAAGTAGGAGTGAAGCATGAGTTGAAAGTGGGGAGAGGGGGAGCTGTATTAGTTGATAGACCATAGACCATGGACCATGGTCTATGGTCTATAGTCCAACAAACTATCCATCTTCTGCTTCATCTCAATAAAAGTATTCAAATCTCTGTGAGAGCCGTTTTCGATGGTGATGAATTCGTCGCTCGGTTTGAGAACTGATTTTAGTTTCACTGCATTCCTATAAGGGATCACCCCATCTTCTGTTCCGTGGAAAATGGTAACGGGTGCAGTGACTTTTTTCATGAACTCATTTGATGGGAACTGGTATTTCAGAATAGACTTTAAAGGATACATCCATAAGTATATGCCTACCAATGAACGCATACTGTTATAAGGTGTTTCCAATATCAGTCTTTTACAATCTCGTACAGATGCCAACTGGGTTGCAGCTCCTGTTCCCATTGATTTACCGTAGATGATGATTTGATCCGGACGATAAAATTGTCGGGCTCTTTTATATACTTGTAAAGCCTGATCATATATGGCCTGTTCTGTCAATTCACCTGTCGACTTTCCAAAACCGGGATAATCAGGCATCCATACAGCATAACCGTGTGAAGTGAATTGTTCTACAAAACGTCGGTAACGTCTTACATTACCCCTGTTTCCATGAAAGTATAGTACCACTCCCTTTCGAAGACTATCGGGAACCGTGAAGTGTACCATATGTGTCTCACTCTTTTCATCTACAGGTATCCAGACATCTTCACAAGGCTGTTCGAATTGATAAACACTATCTTTTGTAACTACTACAGGCTGGAATAGTATTTTCTTTTGGAAAGAATAAAAAGCGATCCCGATCAGGGCATACACGAGAAGTATGATCTTGAGCCAACGAGGGACTTTTTTCATCTTTGATTTTTTGACCTGTGAATTGATAAAGATCCATCAATATCAGCTGTCTAATTTCATAAAAAATCAGATCAGGCATTCAAAGATCAAAAAATCAAAGATCAAATCCTTCTTTTTTCGGAACTTACAACAAAACGGTACCCCTTGGGTCAACTACTGTTATATATTGCACTGGCGGTTGTCTTATTATCTGTACTCACCTACCTTGTACAGGAACGTTTGATATTCAAGCCCGAGAAATTAAAGCATGACTTCAGGTTTGAATATGATATTCCTTTTGAAGAATTGTTTTTCGACCCTGCTCCCGGAGTACGGATCAATGGGCTGCATTTTTACAGACCTGAACCCAAGGGCTTGATTCTTTATCTGCATGGCAATACGCGTAGTAT
Above is a genomic segment from Sediminibacterium sp. KACHI17 containing:
- a CDS encoding LD-carboxypeptidase, with translation MIKTPPYLRKGDIIGIVCPSGYMPSEKAQTCIKVLQEWGYQVKVGKTLGNQFHYFSGTDQERLEDLQQMLDDKSVKAILCGRGGYGMSRIIDLLDFSRFKKNPKWIIGYSDITLLHAHLYTQLKTASLHSPMAAAFNDGEYENEFIQSLKKILKGSSYKYRSVAHPLNQIGTATGELVGGNLSLLAHMTGSRSAFSFKKKILFIEDIGEYIYNIDRMMIQLERNGVLKDLSGLIIGGFTDMKDTVIPFGATITEVIHERVKKYKYPICFDFPVSHTRENYPLKVGVKHELKVGRGGAVLVDRP
- a CDS encoding alpha/beta fold hydrolase; its protein translation is MKKVPRWLKIILLVYALIGIAFYSFQKKILFQPVVVTKDSVYQFEQPCEDVWIPVDEKSETHMVHFTVPDSLRKGVVLYFHGNRGNVRRYRRFVEQFTSHGYAVWMPDYPGFGKSTGELTEQAIYDQALQVYKRARQFYRPDQIIIYGKSMGTGAATQLASVRDCKRLILETPYNSMRSLVGIYLWMYPLKSILKYQFPSNEFMKKVTAPVTIFHGTEDGVIPYRNAVKLKSVLKPSDEFITIENGSHRDLNTFIEMKQKMDSLLDYRP